Proteins from a genomic interval of Musa acuminata AAA Group cultivar baxijiao chromosome BXJ1-9, Cavendish_Baxijiao_AAA, whole genome shotgun sequence:
- the LOC135594212 gene encoding signaling peptide TAXIMIN 2-like → MEECRPLAFLIGLPFAVLSLAISIVGVAVWLVGSVLSCVCPCCCCCAAVANLAMDLIQLPFTVIRCFVDQIPC, encoded by the exons ATGGAAGAGTGCAGGCCTTTGGCGTTCTTGATAGGCTTGCCGTTCGCCGTCCTCTCGTTGGCCATTTCCATCGTCGGGGTCGCCGTTTGGCTGGTCGG GTCGGTGCTGAGCTGCGTGTGcccgtgctgctgctgctgcgcggCCGTGGCCAATCTGGCGATGGATCTCATACAGCTGCCCTTCACGGTGATACGGTGCTTCGTCGATCAGATTCCCTGCTAA